Within Metabacillus sp. KUDC1714, the genomic segment AAAAGTGTGGCTTAATTTGTAGTTTCATAAAATCCATTTGAATTTGCTTCTTTTCAATTTCTTGCTCATAAATATTAACTTTTAATTTTTTTATTTCACTTATCAAACCTCTGAATTGTGTATTTGCTTGTTCGAGCTCTATTATACTGCTACTTTTAAAATCAATTGCTTCATTATTTTGATTGAGATCAGATAGGTTTTTAGAAAATCTTTGAATTGGTGATATCACTTTGTTTTTCATATAGAGGACAATTAAAAATAAAATGAAACTGATAACTATTGTTGCAAAGATAAGAACAAACTGAGCAATCACGACTCTTTCATAAGCACTAAAATGGTCGACAGATACATGTAAGGTAAAAGGTAGAGAGGTATTTTCTCCTTTAAATACAAGGTGACTACTAAAAAAGTCGTTCGATTTTTCCTTTTTAAACAAATTTACTTGATCTAAGTCAGAAAGAAAGCCATGTTGATCATTCTCCATTATGATCGTTCCATTTTTACCTAAATTGATGTCTTGCAAAGGCAAAAGAATATCCTCTACATCAATCAAAGAAATAAACATTCTATTTTCATACTCTAATGAGTGATATAAATAGAATTTATTGTTGAGCTTGAGGGATTTCCAAGTATACATATCCTCATAATTATTCAAAGTTGTTTTTTTAGATATCAGGAAATTTTCCACTTTTATATATTCAGAATAATCCATTTGAATGGGAGAACTATTAAAAAAGTAGTTCTCTTTTTTTAATGCTAAAAAGAATTGAAATTCTTTTCCAGTGGAATATTGAAAATCGTTCACTCTTGATCTGAAGTCACTGATGCTTTCAGGTAATTCTGACATATCATTGGCATCTTCAATATTTTTAATTAAAGGCTCGTGCTTCACAGTCCAAATCATAAAATGATCGATAGCATTAAATTTTTGTTGTGCGTCTTTTAGGTAGAGGTCAACGGTATTAGTAATGTAGTCGATGCTTTGTTGTCTAGTAATTGAAATAGTAAAGAAACTAACGAAAATATTGATAAGTAATATAGTAATGAAAATGATCAATAGGACTTTAGAATAATAATTAACAGAACGTGAAGGAGTTTTTCTAGTATTCAACCACAATTCTTTTTCACCTCCAAGGCTTACCTTACTCTACATTATATAGATTCAAATTGCATTTTCTAGCACAATACCGTCAAGAAAGCGGTTAATTTTCCAAGTGAAGACTGAATAGTGCTATTTTGTTCAGTTTGATTTCAATAAATAGTCTAATTATCACCGAATAGTATTAGGGACTTAACCGTTTACTTCTATTTAATGGTGAATGCGCTACCATATAATGAATTATACCCAGTGAAGGATAAGCAAGCTTATTATTAAATGCACTTCAAAATTATTTGTATAGTAAATAAAGGAGGGGGAAAATTGGAAAATAAAGTTGTTACTCAAACTATCACTAATGCAACAGTTATCTCGAACAATAGTAATACATCTAAAAGGCTGAAACAGTTTAAGAAAAGTGGACCATTATATGTTTTGTTGCTTCCTTCAATTATATTATTAATTTGTTTTACTTACCTACCTATGTATGGGTTAATAATCGCATTCAAAGATTATTCACCAACGTTAGGTATCTTAGAGAGCCCATGGGTAGGATTAAAGCACTTTATTCAATTTTTTAATTCTTACCAATTTGATCTCACAATAAAAAATACGTTAAATATCAGTTTATACAGTATTTTAGTGGGGTTTCCTCTGCCAATTGCATTAGCAATACTTTGTAATCAATTACGTATTGGAATGTTTAAAAAGGTTTTTCAGGTAACTACCTATTTACCACATTTTATTTCTACAATGGTTATGTGCGGAATGATTTTGATTTTCTTGTCACCTAGCAATGGATTAATTTCTAATTTTTTGGGGTTAATTGGGATTGAAATGCCAAATGTTTTGTCAAAGGCATCATTTTTTAGCAGTATCTATGTATGGAGTGATGTATGGCAACATATAGGGTGGGACAGTATCATTTATTTAGCAGCTCTTTCAGCAATTAATCCAACCTATTACGAAGCTGCTACAATGGATGGCGCTAGTAAAATGCAAAAGATTCTTCATATTGATATACCATTACTTTTACCTACCGCGATGATTCTATTAATATTACGTGCAGGCAGTCTCTTGAGTGTAGGATTTGAAAAAGTACTTTTACTACAAAATCCTTTAAATATAGCTGGAAGTGAAGTTATTTCTACCTATGTTTATAAAATAGGGCTACAAAATTTTCAGTATAGCTTGTCAACAGCAATCGGGTTATTCAATACAGTAGTCAATATTGTTATCTTACTTTTAGTGAATTGGATGTCTAAGAAACTAACGAAAACAAGCTTGTTTTAGAGGGGAGGTAAGGATTTGGAAACGATAATGAAAAAGAAGTTTGCCAAAAAATCAAGAACTGAAAAGAGTTGGAAAGATAGAATTTTTGATATTTCGGTATATGGAATAGCGATACTGATGATGGTAATGATTATATATCCTCTATGGTTTATTGTAATCGCTTCATTTAGTAACCCTGCTGATATTGCAAACGGAAATGTGTGGTTTTGGCCAAAAGAGTGGAAACTAGATGGATATATTGAATTACTGAAACAAGAGATGATTTGGAGAGGATATCTAAATACAATTATCTACACGATTGTCGGAACGTTTATTGCATTGGTTGTGAACATACCAGCTGGATATGTTTTATCAAGGCAAGATTTATTTGGAAGAAAATTGATTTCCACCTTTTATATTATTCCCATGTTCATAGGTGGTGGTTTAATTCCAACTTATTTGGTAGTGAAAAATTTTGGCTTATTAGATACATTTTGGGTTTTGGTGTTACCTTTTTCTGTTTCAGCTTTTAACATTATCATTGCAAAAACATTCTTTAAAAACAGTATTCCTGAAAGTCTTTGGGAAGCAGCTCAGATTGATGGCTGTGGTACGATCAGATATTTTCTAACGATGGTGTTACCATTGTCAAAAGCAATTCTTGCAGTCATTGGGCTTTGGACAGCAGTAGGGATATGGAATTCTTGGTTTGATGCTATGATTTATATTTCAAACGAAAGTTTACAACCGCTACAACTGATACTACGAAGAATTTTGATAGCTAATGAATCGCTGCTTGGAACTGCATCAGGGGATCTAGCATCGGAATTAAGAAGATTATCAGAGATGATGAAATATGCAGCAATAGTCGTTTCCACTCTTCCAATTATGTGTTTATATCCATTTTTACAAAAGTATTTTAATCAAGGTGTTATGGTTGGTTCAATAAAAGAATAATAATAGGGGGAAATAAGATGCTTAAGAAAAAATTAGGATTGTTATTAAATGTTACTTTAGCAGCTAGTTTAATAGTAGGATGTAGTAAGGACTCATCTAGTTCGGAATCCAAAGAAGATGGAACCTATAAAATTGCGACAGTACGTTGGTCAGACTGGGGAGATGACTTTTTAAAAGGGTTTGTGGAAGAGACTGAAAAAGAAGCTGGAATTTCAATTGATTGGGATATTTATCTAAATAGTGAATGGGCAGACAAAAAATCTATCTTAATGGCTGGGGGAGATTTACCTGATGCATTTTGGGGTTCTTTGGCTCTAGGTGATTCAGATATTGCTAAGAACTCAGGCGTGTTTATTCCGTTAGAAGATTTGATTGAAGAGAATATGCCTAACTTAAAAGCTGCATTTGATGCAGATCCTACTTTACGTGCTATGGTTACATCTCCTGATGGACATATTTATAGTCTGCCAAAGAAACTACCATTAAGACCAATTGCAGGAAATTCATTGTACATCAATCAAAAATGGTTGGATAATTTAGGCTTATCAATGCCACAGACTTATGAAGAATTTTATAACGTTTTAAAAGCATTTAAAGAGGAAGATGCAAACGGAAACGGAGACCCTAATGATGAAATTGCTTATCAGGGTGATGTTATGGGGTTTATTTTACCATTTGGTTTACCTAAAGGTAGTTATTCAACTAGTATGACTGTAAAAGATGGAAAGCCAATCTATATCCCAACTGAAGATGCCTATAAAGATGGAATTGAGTGGATGCATAAAGCATATACAGAAGGGCTAATTGATCAAGAGCTATTTACGCAAGATACTTCTATGGCTGAAGCAAAACGGAAAAGTGAAGAAGGTTCCTTGGTTGGGGTATCATCTGGTTGGACGCCGGACGCAACATTTGGACCAAATGCAGGTGAGTATGCGCAAATACCTGCACTAGAAGGACCAAATGGAGAACGGTATGTAATGACAGATGCACCCGTTTATTCTAGAAATGAATTTATGATCACAACAAAAGCGGAGAATCCTGCTGAATTATTGAAATGGGTAGATGAATTTTACACAGAAGACGCAAGTATTCAAACCTTCTACGGTTCTTTCGGTGTTGGTGTTGAAAAAGGAGAAGACGGAACATACAAAGTCTTAGATGCTCCTGAAGGTGAATCAGCAGATATATTTGCATGGATTAACTCATTTCGAGATTTTGGTCCAAAATATGTCGGCGAAGGATTTAATGAAAAAGTAACACTTCCAACTAATGGTGGAGATGGATTGAAGCTTGAATTAGACAAACAAATTAATAAGTATGCAAAAGAACAATATCCTAATGTTGTTTATACAACTGAAGAAATGAACCGTTTAAGTACATTAAGTACAGACATTGATTCTTATGTGAATTCTATGCAATCTAAGTGGGTTGTTGAGGGTGGAGCTACAAAGGAGTGGGATTCATATATCTCTCAATTAAAACAAATGGGTATGGACGAATATTTGGATATTCAGAACAAAGCATTTGATAGATATCAAAAAAGTCTTGTGGAATCCAAATAAATTTCGACTATTAATTTGAAACTCATTAAAAGAAATGACAGTCGGTTTACTCCTAATTCGTGGAGACGACTGTTGTTTTTCATAAAGCAAATTTATTTGAGAGTACAAATTAATATGTTACTTTTACTATAATTAGAGGATAGATAATTGATAATTGCTAGAAAGGGGCGGTGAAAATTGAGCCATTTATTTAATTTAGATGGACGATTATTTGGATTTTTATCAAGAGCAATAGACCTAGTAATTTTAAACTTTATATTCTTACTTTTTTGTATGCCTATCATAACCATTGGTGCTTCAATCACTGCTTTATATTCTGTATTAATAAAAATGGTAAGAGATGAAGATAAGTATGTTGTTAAAAGTTTCATATTATCTTTTAAAAAGAATTTTACCCAAAGTACAATTATTTGGTTCATTTTGTTAGCCGCTGGATCTATCCTTCTTGCGAATTTCCTTCTTTTGGGAAGTCTAAGTGGAGTGCCAAAGCTTTTTTTTGTAAGCATGTTAATAATGTTTGGTTTTGTTTATCTTTGCATCTTGCTTTTTATTTTTCCTTATATGGCTAGATATGAAGATACTATTAAAAAGTCACTATTAAATTCATTATTGATCGGTCTATCTAATTTTCCCTATTTTCTATTATTATCATTTCTTTTCGTCGTTCCAGTTATTTTTATTTTTTCTTCATCCATAGGATTCTTATCAGGGTTATATTTTGGAACTTTCGGGGGAATTGCATTACTTTGTTTTATTAATTCATCTATCTTTAATAAAGCTTTTTCAAAATATGAGACATAGAAAAACTATTAAACGAAGGGGGGAACATATAAATAGTAATAAGGTTGATACTAAACTAAAAAACAACTCCCCATGTCTAATCTATATCCGAATAATGGCCACTTATAAAAAAATTCCGTTATTAGGATTTTTTTCGAACCAATTTGTACAGGAAGTTGCATAGATAAGAGCCTTGATAGCCTTTGTGTTATCAAGGATTTTTTTGTCTAACAATAATTATAATTGTGCTCCATATTCTTTTAATGAATTTTGATAATAGTTTTTTAAAATGTAATGATGGTAAAATTGGATTTGGAGCACCTGTTATACTATAATAAACTAACTTTCATTTTTAGGAGATCAAATATGGTTACTATAGCAGATATTGCAAAAATGGCTGGGGTCGCAAAAAGTACTGTATCAAGGTATTTAAATGGTGGCTCTGTGAGTCAGGCTACTAAACAAAAAATAGAGAAGATCATTGAAAAGACTGACTATGTCCCAAATTCTTTTGCGCAAAGTCTTAAAGCAAGAATGACAAATTTAATCGGTGTAGTTGTACCACGACTTGATTCCTATACTGCTTCAAGAACAATGATAGGGATTGACGATCAACTTAGAGAGTTAAACTTAAAGATGATTGTTGCCAACTCTAGTTTAAGTGTCGAGAGAGAAATTGAAAACATCTACAGTCTAGCCAAACAAAAAGTTGCTGGATTAATTTTATTGGCTACTGAGATTACTGATGCTCATTTAGAAGCATTTAAAAAAATAAACATTCCAATTTTAGTTGTTGGTCAAAAACATAAAGATATACATTGTTTAATTCATAACGATGAACAGGGAGCGTATGAATTAGGAAAGTATGTGGTTTCAAAAGGGCATAAAAAAATAGCTTTTTTAGGAGTGACAGAAAAAGATATCGCCGTTGGTTTTAAAAGAAAAGAAGGTTTTAAAAAAGCTATTATGGAAGGATGGAATAGTAGTATTCAGTACTATGAAACGACATTTAATAGTGATGATGCAAGGGAAATGGCCAAGGAGATAATTGACAACTTTAATCCATCTATTATTGTGTGTGCAACAGATAATATAGCACTTGGTGTAATGAAAGCAGCCCATCAAAATGGATTAAGGATACCTAATGATTTATCCATTACGGGTTTTGGAGGGTATAGCGTTTCTGAGTACACGAATCCAGGATTAACTACAGTTAAATTTAACTATAAGTTGGCAGGACAAATTGCGGCCCGAAAAATAAATGATCTAATATGTAAAAAGGATATTGAAAGGTGTACAGTCTTAGACTTTGAAATTTTG encodes:
- a CDS encoding LacI family DNA-binding transcriptional regulator, coding for MVTIADIAKMAGVAKSTVSRYLNGGSVSQATKQKIEKIIEKTDYVPNSFAQSLKARMTNLIGVVVPRLDSYTASRTMIGIDDQLRELNLKMIVANSSLSVEREIENIYSLAKQKVAGLILLATEITDAHLEAFKKINIPILVVGQKHKDIHCLIHNDEQGAYELGKYVVSKGHKKIAFLGVTEKDIAVGFKRKEGFKKAIMEGWNSSIQYYETTFNSDDAREMAKEIIDNFNPSIIVCATDNIALGVMKAAHQNGLRIPNDLSITGFGGYSVSEYTNPGLTTVKFNYKLAGQIAARKINDLICKKDIERCTVLDFEILKRESVDKI
- a CDS encoding type 2 periplasmic-binding domain-containing protein; this encodes MLKKKLGLLLNVTLAASLIVGCSKDSSSSESKEDGTYKIATVRWSDWGDDFLKGFVEETEKEAGISIDWDIYLNSEWADKKSILMAGGDLPDAFWGSLALGDSDIAKNSGVFIPLEDLIEENMPNLKAAFDADPTLRAMVTSPDGHIYSLPKKLPLRPIAGNSLYINQKWLDNLGLSMPQTYEEFYNVLKAFKEEDANGNGDPNDEIAYQGDVMGFILPFGLPKGSYSTSMTVKDGKPIYIPTEDAYKDGIEWMHKAYTEGLIDQELFTQDTSMAEAKRKSEEGSLVGVSSGWTPDATFGPNAGEYAQIPALEGPNGERYVMTDAPVYSRNEFMITTKAENPAELLKWVDEFYTEDASIQTFYGSFGVGVEKGEDGTYKVLDAPEGESADIFAWINSFRDFGPKYVGEGFNEKVTLPTNGGDGLKLELDKQINKYAKEQYPNVVYTTEEMNRLSTLSTDIDSYVNSMQSKWVVEGGATKEWDSYISQLKQMGMDEYLDIQNKAFDRYQKSLVESK
- a CDS encoding carbohydrate ABC transporter permease; translated protein: MKKKFAKKSRTEKSWKDRIFDISVYGIAILMMVMIIYPLWFIVIASFSNPADIANGNVWFWPKEWKLDGYIELLKQEMIWRGYLNTIIYTIVGTFIALVVNIPAGYVLSRQDLFGRKLISTFYIIPMFIGGGLIPTYLVVKNFGLLDTFWVLVLPFSVSAFNIIIAKTFFKNSIPESLWEAAQIDGCGTIRYFLTMVLPLSKAILAVIGLWTAVGIWNSWFDAMIYISNESLQPLQLILRRILIANESLLGTASGDLASELRRLSEMMKYAAIVVSTLPIMCLYPFLQKYFNQGVMVGSIKE
- a CDS encoding YesL family protein; this encodes MSHLFNLDGRLFGFLSRAIDLVILNFIFLLFCMPIITIGASITALYSVLIKMVRDEDKYVVKSFILSFKKNFTQSTIIWFILLAAGSILLANFLLLGSLSGVPKLFFVSMLIMFGFVYLCILLFIFPYMARYEDTIKKSLLNSLLIGLSNFPYFLLLSFLFVVPVIFIFSSSIGFLSGLYFGTFGGIALLCFINSSIFNKAFSKYET
- a CDS encoding ABC transporter permease, with protein sequence MENKVVTQTITNATVISNNSNTSKRLKQFKKSGPLYVLLLPSIILLICFTYLPMYGLIIAFKDYSPTLGILESPWVGLKHFIQFFNSYQFDLTIKNTLNISLYSILVGFPLPIALAILCNQLRIGMFKKVFQVTTYLPHFISTMVMCGMILIFLSPSNGLISNFLGLIGIEMPNVLSKASFFSSIYVWSDVWQHIGWDSIIYLAALSAINPTYYEAATMDGASKMQKILHIDIPLLLPTAMILLILRAGSLLSVGFEKVLLLQNPLNIAGSEVISTYVYKIGLQNFQYSLSTAIGLFNTVVNIVILLLVNWMSKKLTKTSLF
- a CDS encoding sensor histidine kinase, which translates into the protein MWLNTRKTPSRSVNYYSKVLLIIFITILLINIFVSFFTISITRQQSIDYITNTVDLYLKDAQQKFNAIDHFMIWTVKHEPLIKNIEDANDMSELPESISDFRSRVNDFQYSTGKEFQFFLALKKENYFFNSSPIQMDYSEYIKVENFLISKKTTLNNYEDMYTWKSLKLNNKFYLYHSLEYENRMFISLIDVEDILLPLQDINLGKNGTIIMENDQHGFLSDLDQVNLFKKEKSNDFFSSHLVFKGENTSLPFTLHVSVDHFSAYERVVIAQFVLIFATIVISFILFLIVLYMKNKVISPIQRFSKNLSDLNQNNEAIDFKSSSIIELEQANTQFRGLISEIKKLKVNIYEQEIEKKQIQMDFMKLQIKPHFYLNCLTTIYSMAQMELYKEIKEMALSTSKYFRYLFQTNQNFVKLEKELNHINDYLAIQKLVHGDAFLFDIFIENDIEKMKIPPLVLQTFIENTIKYSVSLDEQVKISLRLQYIDNKKFIKITLKDNGPGFPADILNKLKNNIPLTDQHGEKIGINNVVQRLRLMYSGEFTIEFSNNLDDGAEIVLILPYLIFEE